One part of the Helicobacter cetorum MIT 99-5656 genome encodes these proteins:
- a CDS encoding DNA cytosine methyltransferase: MKGNKYKIISLFSGCGGLDLGFIKEGFEVIWANDFFKEAVETYQKNIGSHIVYGDITKIPSNDIPSECDILLGGFPCQGFSVANTKRSMEDKRNFLYKELLRLLRDKQPKFFVAENVKGLLSMQKGQVIEMIVKDFKSLGYYVDYKLLKASDYGVPQHRERVIIIGNRLGLKNPFPKKTHGLCNDLLNENLKPYVCVKDVVGHLADVRTRDASFMLDGVMIHNHIARTNVHDKFWGRKHSIDQHEICDYLKFWRSQNTYSTKQIDEHFGYAHTAGHWFRKDNNSGSIPKAQDWWELKRLLRFDDTYDKAVTEFELKEIKFEQSLRINNWELPSDTITATGPEIHPNKQRRMSVRECAIIQTFPNDFIFYGSLGNMYKQIGNAVPVLLAQKIAKEIFKELKNHDKS, encoded by the coding sequence TTGAAAGGCAATAAATATAAGATTATTAGTTTATTTTCTGGGTGTGGTGGTTTAGATTTAGGTTTCATTAAAGAGGGTTTTGAAGTTATTTGGGCAAATGATTTTTTTAAAGAGGCTGTAGAAACTTATCAAAAAAACATTGGTTCTCACATTGTTTATGGTGATATAACAAAAATTCCTAGTAATGACATTCCGAGTGAATGTGATATTTTACTTGGAGGTTTTCCTTGTCAGGGTTTTTCGGTGGCCAATACTAAACGCTCTATGGAAGATAAGAGAAATTTTTTATACAAAGAGTTACTAAGACTTTTAAGAGACAAACAACCTAAATTTTTTGTAGCTGAAAATGTTAAGGGATTGTTATCTATGCAAAAAGGACAAGTAATTGAGATGATAGTAAAAGATTTTAAATCGCTAGGCTATTATGTAGATTATAAGTTATTAAAGGCATCTGATTATGGTGTGCCACAACACAGAGAGAGAGTTATTATTATTGGCAATAGATTGGGGCTTAAAAATCCTTTTCCAAAAAAAACTCATGGACTATGTAATGATTTATTGAATGAAAATTTAAAGCCTTATGTGTGTGTTAAAGATGTAGTAGGGCATTTAGCTGATGTAAGAACCAGAGATGCAAGTTTTATGCTTGATGGCGTAATGATACATAATCACATAGCACGCACTAATGTGCATGATAAATTTTGGGGCAGAAAGCATTCTATTGACCAGCATGAAATTTGTGATTATTTGAAATTTTGGCGTTCTCAAAATACTTATAGCACTAAACAAATTGATGAGCATTTTGGGTATGCCCATACTGCTGGGCATTGGTTTAGAAAGGATAATAATTCAGGAAGCATTCCAAAAGCACAAGATTGGTGGGAGTTAAAAAGGCTTTTAAGATTCGATGATACTTATGATAAAGCCGTTACGGAATTTGAATTAAAAGAAATTAAGTTTGAACAATCTTTAAGAATTAATAATTGGGAGTTACCAAGCGATACCATTACTGCCACAGGTCCTGAGATTCATCCTAACAAGCAAAGGCGTATGTCAGTAAGAGAGTGTGCTATTATTCAAACTTTTCCTAATGATTTTATTTTTTATGGAAGTTTAGGGAATATGTATAAACAAATTGGTAATGCCGTACCCGTATTATTGGCTCAAAAAATTGCAAAAGAGATTTTTAAGGAGTTAAAAAATCATGATAAGTCTTAG
- the accB gene encoding acetyl-CoA carboxylase biotin carboxyl carrier protein: MNLSEIEELIKDFKASDLGHLKLKREHFELVLDKESAYAKHKNVLNSANSSVPLMAIEASMPSAQAPVPMVCTPIVDKKEDFVLSPMVGTFYHAPSPGAEAYVKVGDTLKKGQVIGIVEAMKIMNEIEVEYPCKVVSIEVADAQPVEYGTKLIKIEKL; this comes from the coding sequence ATGAACCTTTCTGAAATTGAAGAATTGATAAAGGACTTTAAGGCTTCTGATTTGGGGCATTTGAAATTAAAGCGTGAGCATTTTGAGTTAGTTTTAGATAAAGAGTCCGCTTATGCGAAACATAAAAATGTGTTAAATTCAGCTAATTCTTCAGTCCCACTTATGGCTATAGAAGCGAGTATGCCTAGTGCTCAAGCCCCTGTGCCTATGGTATGCACCCCTATTGTGGATAAAAAAGAAGATTTTGTGCTTTCGCCCATGGTAGGCACTTTCTACCATGCGCCATCTCCTGGGGCTGAAGCTTATGTAAAAGTGGGTGATACGCTTAAAAAAGGGCAAGTCATCGGCATTGTGGAAGCTATGAAGATTATGAATGAAATTGAAGTAGAATACCCTTGCAAGGTTGTTTCTATTGAAGTTGCGGACGCCCAGCCGGTAGAATATGGCACTAAGCTCATTAAAATTGAAAAGCTTTAA
- a CDS encoding FkbM family methyltransferase yields MADKSVDEPLLGIQNYSFIKKFIGCTNDEEFITLDAWVNDSQVGEGDLMLQMDIEGGEYFALINASDEVLNRFRIITLEVHNLQFLWDAHYFEVVQSALSKILKTHYCVHLHPNNCCGIFNYNGLDIVRVLECTFIRKDRVKDILAIVLSFRTL; encoded by the coding sequence ATGGCAGACAAATCGGTAGATGAACCTTTACTAGGTATTCAAAATTACTCTTTTATTAAAAAATTCATCGGTTGCACCAATGACGAAGAATTTATTACCTTGGACGCTTGGGTGAATGATTCTCAAGTGGGCGAAGGGGATTTGATGTTGCAAATGGATATTGAAGGGGGCGAGTATTTTGCTCTTATCAATGCAAGCGATGAAGTGTTAAATCGTTTTAGAATTATTACCTTGGAAGTGCATAATTTACAATTTTTATGGGACGCTCATTATTTTGAAGTGGTTCAAAGCGCTTTAAGTAAAATTTTAAAAACACATTATTGCGTTCATTTGCATCCCAATAATTGTTGTGGTATTTTTAATTATAATGGTTTAGATATAGTTCGGGTGCTAGAATGCACTTTTATTAGAAAAGACAGAGTAAAAGACATCTTAGCTATTGTGCTGAGTTTCCGCACTCTTTAG
- a CDS encoding RNA-guided endonuclease InsQ/TnpB family protein — protein sequence MKVNKGFKFRLYPTKEQQTKLQHSFFVYNQAYNICLNLQQEQYEKNKDLPTKQRKWQKSSELDSAIKHHLKARNLSFSSVVAQQSRMNAERALRDAFKVKNRGFPKFKNSKFAKQSFTWNNQGFSIKDFNERFKMFNLMKMPLKMRMHRDLPLNAKIKQIVVSCSHQKYFVSFSIEYEKELNTIKEPRNCVGVDLNIYDIALSVDLKEYEKLTDLEQYQKDMKELGLKVDENINLKRLIPTYSKLHSFKKYSKEFKRLQRKQSRRVLKSKQNKIKLGGNFYKTQKKLNKAFDKSSYQKLDRYHKITSELSKQFELIVVEDLQIKNMTKRAKLKNVKQKSGLNKSILNTSFYQIISFLDYKQQHNGKLLVKAPPQYTSKTCHSCGQINHELKLNHREYLCQNCGYIEHRDINAASNILSKGLSLLGLGNSLADFKEQSLSY from the coding sequence ATGAAAGTAAATAAGGGCTTTAAATTTCGTTTGTATCCTACCAAAGAGCAACAGACCAAATTACAACACTCTTTTTTTGTCTATAACCAAGCCTATAACATTTGCTTAAATCTACAACAAGAGCAATACGAAAAAAACAAAGATTTACCCACTAAACAAAGAAAATGGCAAAAATCAAGCGAATTAGATAGTGCGATTAAGCACCATTTAAAAGCTAGGAATTTAAGTTTTAGTAGTGTAGTCGCTCAACAATCACGCATGAATGCAGAAAGAGCCTTAAGAGATGCCTTTAAAGTCAAAAATAGGGGCTTTCCTAAATTTAAAAACTCTAAATTTGCTAAACAAAGTTTTACTTGGAATAATCAAGGCTTTTCTATCAAAGACTTTAACGAACGCTTTAAGATGTTTAACTTAATGAAAATGCCCTTAAAAATGCGTATGCATAGAGACTTACCCCTTAATGCTAAGATTAAACAAATCGTAGTCTCTTGCTCTCATCAAAAATATTTTGTTAGTTTTAGCATAGAATACGAAAAAGAGCTTAACACTATTAAAGAGCCTAGAAATTGTGTCGGTGTGGACTTAAATATCTATGATATAGCTTTAAGCGTTGATTTAAAAGAATATGAAAAACTAACCGACCTAGAACAATACCAAAAAGACATGAAAGAACTAGGTTTAAAAGTAGATGAAAATATCAATCTAAAACGACTTATTCCTACTTATTCTAAACTACATTCTTTTAAAAAATACTCTAAAGAATTTAAAAGACTACAAAGAAAACAAAGCCGTAGGGTTTTAAAATCTAAACAAAATAAAATCAAACTAGGAGGTAATTTTTACAAAACTCAAAAAAAATTAAACAAAGCCTTTGATAAATCAAGCTATCAAAAACTAGACAGATACCATAAAATCACAAGCGAACTTTCAAAGCAATTTGAATTGATAGTAGTTGAAGACTTACAAATTAAGAACATGACCAAAAGAGCCAAACTCAAAAATGTTAAACAAAAGAGTGGGCTTAATAAGTCTATACTAAATACTTCATTCTATCAAATCATCTCTTTTTTAGACTACAAACAACAGCATAATGGCAAATTGTTAGTGAAAGCTCCCCCACAATATACGAGTAAAACTTGTCATAGTTGTGGGCAAATCAACCACGAGCTTAAATTAAATCATAGAGAATATCTGTGTCAAAATTGCGGATATATAGAGCATAGAGATATAAACGCCGCAAGTAATATTTTAAGCAAAGGGTTAAGTCTTCTTGGGTTAGGAAATAGCCTTGCAGACTTTAAAGAGCAAAGCCTTTCGTATTAG
- the pseC gene encoding UDP-4-amino-4,6-dideoxy-N-acetyl-beta-L-altrosamine transaminase yields MKKFAYSEPCLDEEDKKAVLEVLNSTQLTQGKYSVLFEEALCEFLGVRHALVFNSATSALLALYRNFSDFNASCNEVITTPISFVATTNMLLESGYKPVFAEIKNDGNIDELALEKLITEKTKAIVSVDYAGKSVEIESIQKLCKKHSLSFLSDSSHALGSEYQNKRVGGFALASVFSFHAIKPITTAEGGAIATNDSELFEKMKLFRSHGMLKKDFFEGEVESVGYNFRLNEIQSALGLSQLKKAPLLMQKREEIALVYDRIFKDNPYFTPLHPLLEHKSSNHLYPILIHQQFFKFKKQILESLHKLGILAQVHYKPIYQYKLYQELFNTAPLQSAENFYHAEISLPCYANLDLESVKLIAHGVLKTFESLLLGFNNK; encoded by the coding sequence TTGAAAAAGTTTGCTTATAGTGAGCCTTGCTTAGATGAAGAAGATAAAAAGGCTGTTTTAGAAGTTCTAAATTCTACGCAACTCACACAGGGTAAATATTCTGTTTTATTTGAAGAAGCGTTATGTGAGTTTTTGGGCGTTAGGCATGCGCTGGTGTTTAATAGTGCGACTTCGGCTCTTTTAGCACTCTATAGAAATTTTAGCGATTTTAATGCTAGTTGCAATGAAGTCATTACTACCCCTATAAGTTTTGTAGCTACCACTAACATGCTTTTAGAGAGTGGCTACAAGCCTGTATTTGCTGAAATCAAAAATGATGGTAATATTGATGAATTAGCCCTAGAAAAATTGATTACAGAAAAAACCAAAGCTATAGTGAGCGTGGATTATGCGGGTAAAAGCGTAGAAATTGAAAGCATTCAAAAGCTTTGCAAAAAGCATTCTTTGAGCTTTCTTTCTGATAGTTCACATGCCCTAGGAAGCGAGTATCAAAATAAAAGAGTAGGGGGCTTTGCGTTAGCGAGTGTTTTCAGTTTTCATGCCATTAAGCCTATAACCACGGCTGAAGGGGGAGCTATAGCAACAAATGATAGCGAATTATTTGAAAAAATGAAATTGTTTCGCTCTCATGGCATGCTCAAAAAAGATTTTTTTGAAGGCGAAGTAGAAAGCGTAGGGTATAACTTCCGCTTGAATGAAATCCAAAGCGCCTTGGGTTTGAGCCAGCTTAAAAAAGCCCCCCTTTTAATGCAAAAACGAGAAGAAATCGCTCTAGTCTATGACAGGATTTTTAAAGATAATCCTTATTTCACCCCCTTACACCCCCTTTTAGAGCATAAAAGCTCTAACCATCTTTATCCCATTTTGATTCATCAGCAATTTTTTAAATTTAAAAAGCAAATTTTAGAGAGTTTGCACAAGCTTGGCATTTTAGCTCAAGTGCATTACAAACCTATTTATCAATACAAATTGTATCAAGAGCTCTTTAATACAGCCCCATTACAAAGTGCCGAGAATTTTTATCACGCTGAAATCTCTTTACCTTGCTATGCGAACTTGGATTTAGAGAGTGTGAAATTAATCGCTCATGGCGTTTTAAAAACCTTTGAGAGTTTATTGCTTGGTTTTAATAATAAATAA
- the tnpA gene encoding IS200/IS605 family transposase — translation MKQIDNIRHGRHCVFLMHVHLVFVTKYRRKAFNKEVIDFLGSVFAKVCKDFESELVEFDGESDHVHLLINYPPKVSVSRLVNSLKGVSSRLVRQQNFKNVKATLWGNHLWSPSYFAGSCGGAPLEIIKQYIQEQETPH, via the coding sequence ATGAAACAAATTGATAATATTAGACATGGCAGACATTGTGTTTTTTTAATGCATGTGCATTTAGTATTTGTAACTAAATATAGGCGTAAAGCATTCAACAAAGAAGTTATAGACTTTTTAGGTTCTGTATTTGCTAAGGTATGCAAAGACTTTGAAAGCGAGTTAGTAGAATTTGATGGGGAAAGCGACCATGTGCATTTACTTATCAATTATCCACCAAAAGTTAGTGTTAGTAGGTTAGTTAATTCTTTAAAGGGTGTTAGTAGTCGTTTGGTTAGACAACAAAATTTTAAAAATGTTAAAGCTACTTTGTGGGGCAATCATTTATGGTCGCCTAGTTATTTTGCTGGAAGCTGTGGGGGTGCTCCTTTAGAAATCATTAAGCAATATATCCAAGAGCAAGAAACACCACATTAG
- a CDS encoding acetyl-CoA carboxylase biotin carboxylase subunit yields MNKKVENKKVEKKKLSRILIANRGEIALRAIQTIQEMGKEAIAIYSIADKDAHYLNTAHAKVCVGGAKSSESYLNIPAIISAAELFEADAIFPGYGFLSENQNFVEICSHHSLEFIGPSAKVMALMSDKSKAKSVMKEAGMPVIEGSDGILKSYKEAEEIADKIGYPVIIKAAAGGGGRGMRVIEDKSKLKNLYLAAETEALSAFGDGSVYLEKFINKPKHIEVQILADKHGNVIHVGERDCSVQRRQQKLIEETPAVVLEESVRKRLLETAVKAAKYIGYVGAGTFEFLLDANMKDFYFMEMNTRLQVEHTISEMVSGLNLIEWMIKIAQGEELPKQESFSCKGHAIECRITAEDPKKFYPSPGKITEWIAPGGLNVRLDSHAHANYVVPTHYDSMIGKLIVWGENREKAIAKMKRALKEFKVEGIKTTIPFHIEMLENTDFRQAKIHTKYLEENS; encoded by the coding sequence ATGAATAAAAAAGTAGAAAACAAGAAAGTAGAAAAGAAAAAACTCTCACGCATTTTAATTGCCAATAGGGGTGAGATTGCCTTAAGGGCTATTCAAACCATTCAAGAAATGGGCAAAGAAGCCATAGCGATTTATTCTATTGCAGATAAAGATGCTCACTATCTCAACACAGCCCATGCTAAAGTGTGTGTAGGTGGGGCTAAATCAAGCGAGAGTTATTTGAATATTCCTGCAATCATTAGTGCAGCAGAGTTATTTGAAGCGGATGCGATTTTTCCCGGATATGGTTTTTTGAGTGAAAATCAGAATTTTGTAGAAATTTGTTCACACCATTCGTTGGAGTTCATCGGTCCTAGTGCGAAGGTTATGGCTTTAATGAGCGATAAATCTAAGGCAAAGAGCGTGATGAAAGAAGCCGGTATGCCCGTGATTGAAGGAAGCGATGGCATTCTTAAAAGCTATAAAGAAGCAGAAGAAATTGCTGATAAAATCGGCTATCCTGTAATCATCAAAGCAGCCGCTGGTGGGGGCGGAAGGGGCATGCGTGTCATAGAAGATAAATCAAAGTTAAAAAACCTTTATCTAGCTGCAGAAACGGAAGCTTTGAGTGCATTTGGCGATGGAAGCGTGTATTTAGAAAAATTTATCAACAAGCCTAAGCATATTGAAGTCCAAATTTTAGCCGATAAGCATGGTAATGTCATTCATGTGGGCGAGAGAGATTGTTCCGTGCAAAGACGCCAGCAAAAACTCATTGAAGAAACTCCGGCAGTTGTTTTAGAAGAGAGCGTGCGTAAGCGTTTGTTAGAAACGGCTGTTAAGGCGGCTAAATACATTGGCTATGTGGGGGCTGGAACTTTTGAGTTTTTGCTTGATGCAAACATGAAAGATTTTTATTTTATGGAGATGAACACTCGCTTACAAGTAGAGCATACCATTAGTGAAATGGTGAGCGGACTCAATCTCATTGAATGGATGATTAAAATCGCTCAGGGCGAGGAACTACCCAAGCAAGAAAGCTTTTCTTGCAAAGGGCATGCGATAGAATGCAGGATTACCGCAGAAGACCCCAAGAAGTTCTATCCAAGCCCAGGTAAAATCACTGAATGGATTGCACCAGGTGGTTTGAATGTGCGTCTTGATTCGCATGCTCATGCAAATTATGTTGTGCCTACACATTATGATTCTATGATAGGTAAACTCATTGTGTGGGGAGAGAATAGAGAAAAAGCTATCGCTAAGATGAAAAGAGCCTTAAAAGAGTTTAAGGTAGAAGGCATTAAAACGACCATTCCTTTTCATATTGAAATGCTTGAAAACACGGATTTTAGACAGGCAAAAATTCATACGAAGTATTTAGAAGAAAATTCTTAA